In Porites lutea chromosome 7, jaPorLute2.1, whole genome shotgun sequence, a single window of DNA contains:
- the LOC140943372 gene encoding protein phosphatase 1 regulatory subunit 36-like → MMAQLDDLHIPSTLSKRWIWKDDTNTLESVSTIQGSVDKGTNFHLASNKSKRSKGGLGIHFQDVHKKNDRATPSVMSKNYTTAGTTSRRGQAYLLLQRAGNMKGSSPRPSVKAAGANEHAMVTLDDVKSVAQDSMPDVDVLPPTFQECYSSEQFDEFQLAILNYFDAFFERMAIENKPKPMAVEPSLAEKKALATAVSKQEAAQRLLGQCYCRLVLGLGLEDKHHLGCGRQRSSDTSRDREMYEALYTFAAYVTYITFRRQHLDLIQKELGRMFRSDTFNPAGRPKAIEEVYAIDRLKDNAKNPLTPAEYRRLKPKRPPIKSIINQRSPVLVSLLPTSKEASPWFLDRTKALPLSENDIPHEEEKMDLHLQVKVGIIGEPMSGFNPLTLAPFGEEHEEETGEEDESGRSSVPGEAPVTPNQSANNAADEGEPAEHED, encoded by the exons ATGATGGCTCAGCTGGATGATTTA CACATACCTTCCACACTCAGCAAGAGATGGATTTGGAAAGATGACACAAACACACTGGAATCAGTAAG cACAATTCAAGGAAGTGTAGATAAAGGTACCAATTTTCACCTTGCTTCAAACAAATCAAAGAGAAGCAAAGGAGGGCTGGGCATTCATTTTCAGGATGTCCACAAGAAAAATGACAG GGCTACACCATCAGTCATGTCCAAAAATTATACCACAGCTGGCACAACATCTAGGCGTGGTCAAGCTTACTTGCTGCTACAACGTGCTGGTAACATGAAGGGTTCTTCTCCACGACCCAGCGTCAAAGCAGCTGGAGCCAATGAACATGCAATGGTTACCTTGGATGATGTAAAAAGTGTTGCTCAAGATTCAATGCCAGATGTTGATGTACTTCCACCGACTTTTCAAGAGTGCTACAG ttcTGAGCAGTTTGATGAGTTTCAACTGGCAATTCTAAATTACTTTGATGCTTTTTTTGAGAGAATGGCTATAGAGAATAAGCCCAAGCCAATGGCAGT TGAACCAAGCCTGGCTGAAAAGAAAGCCTTAGCAACAGCGGTCAGCAAACAGGAAGCAGCACAGAGGCTTCTGGGGCAGTGCTATTGTAGGCTGGTGTTAGGACTGGGACTAGAGGACAAACACCACTTAGGGTGTGGCAG ACAACGCAGCTCTGACACAAGTAGAGACCGGGAAATGTATGAG GCTCTCTACACCTTTGCCGCATATGTAACTTACATCACATTCAGGAGACAACATTTGGACTTGATACAGAAAGAGCTTGGAAG GATGTTCCGTTCAGACACGTTTAACCCCGCAGGAAGGCCTAAAGCTATTGAAG AGGTGTATGCAATTGATCGTCTTAAAGACAACGCAAAGAACCCGCTGACGCCGGCAGAGTATCGCAGACTCAAGCC AAAGCGTCCTCCGATCAAGTCTATCATAAA TCAGCGGTCTCCAGTGCTTGTGTCTTTACTACCAACATCGAAAGAGGCCAGTCCGTGGTTCCTTGATCGCACAAAAGCTCTTCCCCTGTCGGAAAA CGACATACcgcatgaagaagaaaaaatggaTCTTCATTTGCAAGTGAA GGTTGGTATCATTGGTGAACCAATGTCTGGTTTTAATCCCCTGACGCTGGCTCCCTTTGGTGAGGAACATGAGGAGGAGACTGGAGAGGAAGATGAATCCGGAAGGAG
- the LOC140944186 gene encoding uncharacterized protein: MATLMLGGKKLADLRVVDLRQELEIRGLEKSGVKAVLVERLQKALEEEQDGEEETAEFIPIDSVDMVDDEEESVLDEQPSSPIVSPKRSGQKQAKKTSITPVLKKKAAVKEEETNEADEEEKENVTQEDETEEEENGNLIAEEDFKQEHADSEEELDSNKIEESIDTSNIKSEDVENDEKQDAEKDVDDSPLIENDIKLEDLEEQNDVDESKETGDKEMVKDEEREGTERAETKDKSESEEAMDTSAAEVSLEDSSEQAKNDQEETVSMDTSELDSKENSLSVSLFVHTDDIQDDLDDDLKEAAAAAAAAAKEKEMKEEKAAEGKSSSKESETKASSKDDTKTTEKAKAEEKPKEGIAAKGQSSNSKETKSKASESKGKAAESKSTKSTDKTTKTPAKTPAKTPAKSTTSAKDKKETGKSLWVSNLSSVTRAADLKTRFSQYGKVVGAKIVTNSKSPGSQCFGLVTMSTSEEAAKCISHLHRTELHGKTITVDRAKGDRIPTTQSGSSTAKKPADKKQAAKKPVEKKPADKKPADKKADSADKTKAKADDKKQPDKSKKPAETSTGKSTTATKTSAKTPAKSSTKPTPKQQKSGSTSSSGKKDDNSKRASSTNKEKSDSSSSKTSDKEKEKEKEKEKDSDKEKEKSKEKDDKKSAKTDDEKSGDRSSPKIKSLDEIRRDRQERQRQERAKEIREQRERERQDRLKRERERLEREKMLERQRERERERERERRRQQLIREREFRERQERERLRLQREIERQRELERQRERERREREERERLERERRERIERERLERERIERDRLQRIERERLERLERERLERERLDRQRLERERLERDRRSLKRPAAPFERGDPGHAQKPVGFWQEPKRAAMGEGRSRDFFGSSVNDRDRRDRANVTSDRRDSRGSHRDEPRQAAGGRRSEEWNRADERRLKKDERDRRSDESHRGGRDKPTGRDSDHPRGSRDRGLHESRSSHESKAWAVAGGELSGANIGLLGAAGMDPQKRLNILLERAGVGNILGPGPAVQSHSSRADLGKSVGGMDEPSWRAPDPRDSRPPIPQADRGAGFPHGASGLSAHVDARFGSLPMDDSHRSVSLGGGGVESSKPPARDWRDTHGQNLSSRDRDALAARERDRSRDRGAEVKQNLARAGALYDARDTRAPVSRDSMPPRGAWGTGLDSRQVANPALSLSSGGRPIVDDRSRAAVPARDAALPPWNQSGAPSLATPVARGPYNGSAVPGPDRRHAAAADVRYDPYKAPPRVSVMRRY; encoded by the exons ATGGCGACGCTTATGTTGGGCGGAAAGAAACTCGCCGATTTACGAGTTGTAGACCTCCGTCAAGAGCTCGAAATCAGAGGTTTAGAAAAGAGTGGAGTAAAGGCAGTTTTGGTGGAGCGATTGCAGAAG GCCTTAGAGGAAGAACAAGATGGCGAAGAAGAAACTGCAGAGTTTATTCCCATAGACAGCGTTGATATGGTGGACGATGAAGAGGAAAGTGTTCTAGACGAACAACCTTCGAGTCCGATAGTTTCTCCCAAGAGATCCGGTCAGAAACAGGCGAAGAAAACTTCCATCACACCTGTTTTGA AAAAGAAAGCCGCAGTTAAAGAGGAAGAAACCAACGAAGCT gatgaagaagagaaagaaaatgtaaCTCAGGAAGATGAAACAGAGgaggaagaaaatggaaatctCATTGCTGAAGAGGATTTCAAACAGGAACATGCAGACAGTGAGGAAGAGCTTGACAGCAATAAGATCGAGGAGTCCATTGATACCTCCAACATTAAATCTGAAGATGTAGAGAATGATGAGAAGCAAGATGCTGAAAAGGATGTGGATGATTCACCATTAATCGAGAATGATATTAAGCTGGAAGATTTGGAAGAGCAAAATGATGTGGATGAGAGTAAAGAG ACTGGAGACAAAGAAATGGTTAAAGATGAAGAAAGGGAAG GTACTGAAAGAGCAGAAACTAAAGACAAATCTGAATCTGAGGAGGCAATGGATACATCAGCAGCCGAAGTAAGCCTTGAAGATTCAAGTGAGCAAGCTAAAAATGATCAAGAGGAAACTGTTTCCATGGATACATCAGAGTTAGACTCTAAAGAGAACAGCTTGTCAGTGTCATTATTTGTTCACACGGATGACATTCAAGATGACCTGGATGATGATTTGAAGGAAGCCGCTGcggctgctgctgctgctgccaaggaaaaagaaatgaaagaagaaaaagctgCTGAAG GTAAAAGTTCATCAAAGGAGAGTGAGACTAAGGCTTCCTCAAAAGATGACACTAAGACAACAGAGAAAGCTAAAGCAGAGGAGAAACCCAAAGAGGGAATTGCAGCCAAAGGACAAAG TTCAAACAGCAAAGAGACTAAAAGCAAAGCCAGTGAATCAAAAGGCAAGGCGGCTGAAAGCAAGTCCACTAAAAGTACTGACAAGACAACAAAAACACCAGCTAAAACTCCTGCAAAAACTCCAGCGAAAAGCACAACGTCTGCAAAGGACAAGAAAGAAACTGGCAAAAGTCTGTGGGTGAGCAATCTGTCCTCAGTGACCAGAGCTGCTGATCTTAAGACAAGGTTCAGTCAGTATGGAAAG GTTGTTGGAGCAAAGATAGTTACAAACTCCAAGTCTCCTGGTTCACAGTGCTTTGGTCTTGTTACCATGTCAACTAGTGAAGAGGCTGCCAAGTGTATATCACACCTCCACCGCACAGAGCTCCATGGAAAGACCATTACAGTCGACAGG GCCAAAGGTGATCGCATACCTACGACACAGTCAGGTAGCAGTACTGCAAAGAAACCGGCAGACAAGAAACAAGCTGCAAAGAAACCAGTTGAGAAAAAGCCAGCTGACAAGAAACCAGCAGATAAGAAGG CTGATTCAGCAGATAAAACAAAAGCTAAAGCTGATGACAAGAAGCAACCAGACAAGAGTAAAAAACCAGCTGAAACATCGACTGGTAAATCAACAACAGCTACTAAAACTTCCGCAAAAACACCAGCTAAGTCTTCCACCAAACCAACCCCAAAACAACAGAAGTCAG GAAGTACTTCTTCAAGTGGTAAAAAGGACGACAATTCTAAGCGAGCTTCTTCaacaaacaaagagaaaagTGACTCATCCTCTTCTAAAACTTCAGACAAGGAAAAGGAGAAGGAAAAAGAGAAGGAGAAAGACAGCgacaaggaaaaggaaaaaagcaaggaaaaggACGATAAGAAATCTGCCAAAACCGACGATGAGAAAAGTGGCGATCGCTCATCTCCTAAAATCAAGTCCCTGGACGAGATCCGCCGTGACCGTCAAGAGAGGCAGCGTCAGGAGAGAGCTAAAGAAATCCGAGAACAACGGGAACGTGAGCGACAAGACAGGCTCAAACGTGAGCGTGAGAGACTTGAGCGTGAAAAAATGCTTGAGCGACAGCGCGAACGTGAACGAGAAAGAGAACGCGAGAGAAGGAGGCAGCAACTTATTCGGGAACGAGAGTTCCGCGAAAGACAAGAACGAGAGCGACTCCGACTCCAGCGTGAGATTGAACGACAAAGGGAATTGGAACGGCAGCGTGAACGGGAACGCCGCGAACGTGAAGAACGTGAACGCTTGGAGAGAGAACGCCGTGAACGGATTGAACGTGAAAGACTTGAGCGTGAACGAATTGAACGTGATCGCTTGCAGCGCATCGAAAGAGAACGCTTGGAACGTTTGGAACGCGAACGCCTTGAGCGTGAGCGATTAGACCGTCAGCGTTTGGAACGTGAACGTTTAGAACGCGACCGGCGTAGTTTGAAACGCCCCGCCGCTCCCTTTGAGCGCGGCGACCCTGGACATGCTCAGAAGCCAGTTGGCTTCTGGCAGGAACCTAAACGAGCTGCAATGGGAGAAGGAAGATCGCGTGACTTTTTTGGTAGTAGTGTGAATGACCGTGACAGGCGTGACCGTGCGAATGTGACTTCTGACAGACGTGACTCCAGAGGAAGTCATCGTGACGAGCCTAGGCAAGCCGCAGGTGGGCGTAGGAGTGAGGAGTGGAACCGAGCGGATGAACGGCGATTGAAGAAAGATGAAAGAGACCGCCGTAGTGATGAAAGCCATCGTGGTGGGCGTGACAAGCCAACAGGGCGTGACAGTGACCACCCTAGAGGATCCCGTGACAGGGGCCTGCATGAGAGTCGCAGTAGCCATGAGAGTAAGGCCTGGGCAGTGGCTGGAGGAGAGCTGTCAGGAGCTAATATCGGACTACTGGGAGCGGCAGGCATGGACCCACAGAAGAGATTGAACATCCTGTTGGAGCGTGCCGGTGTCGGTAATATTCTGGGTCCAGGCCCAGCAGTCCAAAGCCACAGCTCGCGCGCTGATCTCGGAAAGTCTGTGGGTGGTATGGACGAACCCTCCTGGCGTGCCCCTGATCCGAGGGACAGCAGGCCTCCCATCCCTCAAGCTGATCGTGGCGCCGGTTTCCCTCACGGAGCGTCTGGACTCTCAGCTCATGTTGATGCGCGGTTCGGATCACTGCCGATGGATGATAGCCACCGCTCTGTCAGTCTTGGAGGAGGGGGAGTGGAATCCAGCAAGCCACCAGCACGAGACTGGCGCGATACGCATGGCCAGAATTTATCATCACGTGACCGGGATGCCTTGGCTGCTAGAGAACGAGATCGATCACGTGACCGCGGAGCTGAAGTCAAACAAAACTTGGCACGTGCGGGAGCCTTGTACGATGCACGTGACACGCGAGCACCAGTAAGCCGCGACTCTATGCCGCCGAGAGGAGCCTGGGGAACTGGACTGGATTCCCGTCAAGTAGCTAACCCAGCACTCAGTTTGTCCAGTGGCGGGCGACCAATTGTTGATGACAGGTCACGTGCTGCTGTACCTGCCAGGGACGCTGCTCTGCCCCCATGGAACCAATCTGGCGCACCATCACTAGCTACACCTGTGGCCCGAGGACCTTACAATGGGAGTGCAGTACCAGGGCCTGACAGGCGACATGCTGCAGCAGCTGATGTGAGATATGACCCTTACAAGGCACCTCCTCGTGTTAGTGTGATGCGCCGATACTGA